The following are from one region of the Melospiza melodia melodia isolate bMelMel2 chromosome 14, bMelMel2.pri, whole genome shotgun sequence genome:
- the FNDC9 gene encoding fibronectin type III domain-containing protein 9, with protein MNIEVHNITYTSATVSWAMSSPCPENYYHVMYRPNWNSVFAGYLRQNFHREERVPHPLSSLVLHRLTPSTIYVLCITCKNSYPSSNHCTTFHTLDKIPLVFGGSKHEPTTSMWMVSSLLLLCFLALLAYGCLQFWSARCHWAARLKHPECSSEEVGEGRGSPEEPLSDGLREELLEVPMTTVLMRSSSFVKESPYNSPHCFFSYKSSDDKRAILPQHGLQ; from the coding sequence ATGAACATCGAGGTGCACAACATCACCTACACCAGCGCCACGGTGTCCTGGGCcatgagcagcccctgcccagagaACTACTACCACGTCATGTACCGCCCCAACTGGAACAGCGTCTTCGCGGGCTACCTGCGGCAGAACTTCCACCGCGAGGAGCGCGTGCCGCACCCGCTCAGCTCCCTGGTGCTGCACCGCCTCACGCCCTCCACCATCTACGTGCTCTGCATCACCTGCAAGAACTCCTACCCCTCCAGCAACCACTGCACCACCTTCCACACGCTGGACAAAATCCCCCTGGTTTTCGGCGGCTCCAAGCACGAGCCCACCACGTCCATGTGGATGGTGAgcagcctcctgctcctgtgcttccTCGCCCTGCTGGCCTACGGCTGCCTGCAGTTCTGGTCTGCTCGCTGCCACTGGGCTGCCAGGCTGAAGCACCCCGAGTGCAGCTCTGAAGaagtgggggaaggaaggggctCACCAGAGGAGCCACTGAGTGATGGACTGAGAGAGGAGCTGCTCGAAGTGCCCATGACCACTGTGCTGATGAGGAGCTCCAGTTTTGTGAAGGAGAGCCCGTATAACTCCCCTCACTGCTTTTTCTCCTATAAAAGCAGCGATGATAAAAGGGCCATCCTGCCACAGCATGGCCTTCAATGA